The proteins below are encoded in one region of Epinephelus lanceolatus isolate andai-2023 chromosome 7, ASM4190304v1, whole genome shotgun sequence:
- the prelid1a gene encoding PRELI domain containing 1a yields MVKYFCCAGLLKSTWDQVCVAFWQRYPNPYSNHVLTEDIIFREVTPTNCLISRRLLTKTSRAPRWMERYLPKHMASSAYIIEDSIVDPQKRTMTTLTWNISHARLMSVEERCEYHINPDNGSWTEIKREAWISSNVYGLTRAIQEFGLARFKTSVTKTMKGFEYVLAKMQGETPSRTLAETATERARETALAAKEKAKDLASQAQKKQYV; encoded by the exons ATGGTGAAGTATTTCTGCTGCGCAGGTTTGCTCAAAAGCACCTGGGACCAAGTTTGTGTTGCTTTCTGGCAGCGATATCCCAACCCTTACAG TAACCATGTCTTGACGGAGGACATTATCTTCCGAGAGGTTACTCCAACCAACTGCCTCATTTCCAGACGTCTGTTGACCAAAACAAGCCGAGCGCCTCGCTGGATGGAGCGGTACCTTCCAAAGCACATGGCCAGCTCGGCGTACATCATCGAGGACTCCATTGTGGACCCTCAGAAAAGGACCATGACCACACTCACCTGGAACATCAGCCACGCTCGCCTCATG tCTGTGGAAGAGCGGTGCGAGTACCACATTAACCCCGACAATGGCAGCTGGACTGAGATAAAAAGAGAAGCTTGGATCTCTTCCAATGTCTACGGACTCACTAGAGCTATTCAG GAATTTGGTCTTGCAAGGTTCAAGACCAGTGTTACAAAGACCATGAAAGGCTTTGAATACGTGTTGGCCAAAATGCAAG GTGAAACTCCATCCAGAACCTTAGCAGAGACTGCTACGGAGCGAGCAAGAGAGACAGCACTTGCGGCTAAGGAGAAAGCCAAAGACCTCGCCTCACAGGCCCAGAAGAAACAATACGTGTGA
- the npy7r gene encoding neuropeptide Y receptor Y7 isoform X1, with protein MHIRCRHSLNLASTNKMSPPDTSNATSEGEAAETEPWFLLNDSLGLHPPGFHTDITKHLGVQITLITAYSLIILLGLLGNALVIYMITRYKNMRTVTNFFIANLALADLLVDTLCLPFTLVYTLLDEWKFGAVLCHMVPFAQALSVHVSILTLTVIALERYRCIVFHLGRRLTWHSSFLIMAFTWTMSAVLAAPLAIFREYRYEEIPSINLRIAVCSEKWPHGTGRDGVIYSLSMLLLQYILPLAIISYAYICIWVKLKNHISPSSRNDSINRRKKTTKMLALVVVVFAICWLPFHVFQLASDLDLVLRFKEYKLIYTVFHIIAMCSTFTNPVLYGWMNKNYRNGFLMVFRCEDKPDSFHPEGSFRTRSTRRLTLNGRNGGHPPTAV; from the exons ATGCACATCAG GTGTCGGCACAGCCTCAATCTGGCATCTACCAATAAAATGAGCCCACCAGACACATCCAACGCCACAAGCGAAGGGGAGGCTGCTGAaaccgagccctggtttctaCTTAACGACAGCCTGGGTTTACACCCACCTGGTTTCCACACAGACATCACCAAGCACCTTGGAGTCCAGATCACTCTGATCACAGCTTACTCCCTAATCATTCTGCTGGGGCTGCTGGGGAACGCTCTTGTCATATACATGATTACTCGCTATAAAAACATGCGAACAGTGACCAACTTCTTCATAGCCAACCTGGCTTTGGCAGACCTCCTGGTGGACACTCTCTGCTTGCCCTTCACTTTGGTTTACACTCTGCTAGATGAGTGGAAGTTTGGGGCTGTGCTGTGCCACATGGTGCCGTTTGCCCAGGCTCTGAGTGTGCACGTATCCATCCTGACCCTGACTGTCATTGCTTTGGAGCGTTATCGCTGCATCGTCTTCCACCTTGGCCGGCGCCTCACatggcactccagcttcctcatCATGGCATTCACCTGGACTATGTCTGCTGTCCTGGCAGCGCCCCTGGCCATCTTCAGAGAGTACCGCTATGAAGAGATCCCTTCCATCAACCTGCGTATCGCTGTCTGCTCTGAGAAGTGGCCCCATGGGACCGGCAGGGACGGAGTCATCTACAGCCTCTCAATGCTGCTCCTACAGTACATTCTTCCTTTAGCCATCATCAGTTACGCTTACATCTGCATCTGGGTCAAACTGAAGAATCACATCAGCCCGTCCAGCCGCAACGACAGCATCAACCGCCGCAAAAAGACCACCAAGATGTTGgcgctggtggtggtggtgttcgCTATCTGCTGGCTGCCTTTCCATGTGTTTCAGCTGGCCAGTGATCTGGACCTGGTGCTCAGGTTTAAGGAGTACAAACTGATATACACAGTGTTCCATATCATAGCTATGTGTTCGACATTTACCAACCCCGTCCTGTACGGGTGGATGAATAAAAACTACAGGAATGGCTTCCTCATGGTCTTCCGTTGCGAGGATAAGCCAGATTCTTTCCACCCTGAGGGCTCGTTCAGGACACGCTCCACAAGAAGGCTGACTCTGAATGGCCGTAATGGCGGACACCCTCCGACTGCTGTATGA
- the npy7r gene encoding neuropeptide Y receptor Y7 isoform X2 has product MSPPDTSNATSEGEAAETEPWFLLNDSLGLHPPGFHTDITKHLGVQITLITAYSLIILLGLLGNALVIYMITRYKNMRTVTNFFIANLALADLLVDTLCLPFTLVYTLLDEWKFGAVLCHMVPFAQALSVHVSILTLTVIALERYRCIVFHLGRRLTWHSSFLIMAFTWTMSAVLAAPLAIFREYRYEEIPSINLRIAVCSEKWPHGTGRDGVIYSLSMLLLQYILPLAIISYAYICIWVKLKNHISPSSRNDSINRRKKTTKMLALVVVVFAICWLPFHVFQLASDLDLVLRFKEYKLIYTVFHIIAMCSTFTNPVLYGWMNKNYRNGFLMVFRCEDKPDSFHPEGSFRTRSTRRLTLNGRNGGHPPTAV; this is encoded by the coding sequence ATGAGCCCACCAGACACATCCAACGCCACAAGCGAAGGGGAGGCTGCTGAaaccgagccctggtttctaCTTAACGACAGCCTGGGTTTACACCCACCTGGTTTCCACACAGACATCACCAAGCACCTTGGAGTCCAGATCACTCTGATCACAGCTTACTCCCTAATCATTCTGCTGGGGCTGCTGGGGAACGCTCTTGTCATATACATGATTACTCGCTATAAAAACATGCGAACAGTGACCAACTTCTTCATAGCCAACCTGGCTTTGGCAGACCTCCTGGTGGACACTCTCTGCTTGCCCTTCACTTTGGTTTACACTCTGCTAGATGAGTGGAAGTTTGGGGCTGTGCTGTGCCACATGGTGCCGTTTGCCCAGGCTCTGAGTGTGCACGTATCCATCCTGACCCTGACTGTCATTGCTTTGGAGCGTTATCGCTGCATCGTCTTCCACCTTGGCCGGCGCCTCACatggcactccagcttcctcatCATGGCATTCACCTGGACTATGTCTGCTGTCCTGGCAGCGCCCCTGGCCATCTTCAGAGAGTACCGCTATGAAGAGATCCCTTCCATCAACCTGCGTATCGCTGTCTGCTCTGAGAAGTGGCCCCATGGGACCGGCAGGGACGGAGTCATCTACAGCCTCTCAATGCTGCTCCTACAGTACATTCTTCCTTTAGCCATCATCAGTTACGCTTACATCTGCATCTGGGTCAAACTGAAGAATCACATCAGCCCGTCCAGCCGCAACGACAGCATCAACCGCCGCAAAAAGACCACCAAGATGTTGgcgctggtggtggtggtgttcgCTATCTGCTGGCTGCCTTTCCATGTGTTTCAGCTGGCCAGTGATCTGGACCTGGTGCTCAGGTTTAAGGAGTACAAACTGATATACACAGTGTTCCATATCATAGCTATGTGTTCGACATTTACCAACCCCGTCCTGTACGGGTGGATGAATAAAAACTACAGGAATGGCTTCCTCATGGTCTTCCGTTGCGAGGATAAGCCAGATTCTTTCCACCCTGAGGGCTCGTTCAGGACACGCTCCACAAGAAGGCTGACTCTGAATGGCCGTAATGGCGGACACCCTCCGACTGCTGTATGA
- the trim105 gene encoding tripartite motif containing 105 isoform X1 yields the protein MRSTRVRPVPKQQPRDQRADGGTVNYLATLFSENQTTLLLSLLQCGQLWESKAAVTMAAAAVATSTKGSLREDLTCAICCDLFREPVMLACMHHFCKPCISRYWRGTQGPVTCPQCRKEFSSKQFQTNYLVTAMVEKVRATTSDTYIKNLEKQLKETLESHRLRKEDFINSIRRDRDKMDTIKRVGADLQARVKGEFRVLHQILHDEENCVLEQLRREQEEELEKVQHHLEAVELAVRALEDNMRALQQASAATENIVLTELPQLRPYVQVDIAPEFDVNAFSNKYMGPLQYITWRKMFKSLKPGPSPLTFDVDTAHPSIHVSRDKTAAVECSVMIPHTDHTKRYLQCVNILAAQGFQSGRHYWEVEVGTKPKWDLGVASEAVDRHARIKLSPDSGYWTLRLRNGSEYSAGTQPWTRLQLNSSLQRLGVFLDCEERRVSFYNADDMSLLYTFTNGPRGKAFPFFSPCISDSSQKPPPIRLLHYPPVALSG from the exons ATGCGCAGTACGCGTGTACGTCCTGTACCCAAACAGCAGCCGAGGGATCAGAGAGCAGATGGAGGGACAGTGAACTATTTGGCCACGCTTTTCTCCGAAAACCAGACAAC tCTTTTGCTTTCACTTCTTCAGTGTGGACAGCTTTGGGAGAGCAAAGCAGCCGTCACCATGGCTGCTGCTGCCGTCGCCACATCCACCAAAGGCAGCCTGAGAGAGGACCTGACATGTGCCATATGCTGTGACCTGTTTCGGGAGCCGGTCATGTTGGCCTGTATGCACCACTTCTGCAAACCCTGCATTTCTAGATACTGGAGAGGAACTCAGGGGCCTGTGACCTGCCCGCAGTGCCGCAAAGAGTTCAGCTCCAAGCAGTTTCAGACCAACTACCTTGTGACAGCCATGGTGGAAAAAGTCCGGGCCACCACCTCAGACACTTACATCAAGAACCTAGAG aaacaactgaaagagactTTGGAGAGCCATCGCCTGAGGAAGGAGGATTTCATCAACAGTATtcgcagagacagagacaagatGGATACCATAAAG AGAGTCGGGGCAGATCTGCAGGCTCGTGTCAAAGGGGAATTCAGAGTCCTCCATCAGATCCTGCACGATGAGGAGAACTGCGTGCTGGAGCAgctgaggagagagcaggaggaggagctggagaaagTCCAGCATCACCTGGAGGCCGTAGAGCTGGCTGTGAGGGCGCTGGAGGACAATATGAGAGCGCTACAGCAGGCCAGTGCTGCCACTGAGAACATTGTGCTCACTGAG CTCCCCCAGCTTAG GCCTTATGTGCAGGTGGATATTGCCCCGGAGTTTGATGTTAACGCTTTCAGCAACAAATACATGGGCCCATTACAGTACATCACATGGAGGAAGATGTTCAAGTCTTTGAAGCCAG GTCCTTCGCCATTAACGTTTGATGTCGACACAGCGCACCCGAGCATTCACGTCTCCAGGGACAAGACCGCGGCAGTCGAATGCAGCGTCATGATCCCACACACGGATCACACCAAGCGTTATCTCCAGTGCGTCAACATTCTGGCTGCTCAGGGCTTCCAGTCAGGCCGACACTACTGGGAGGTAGAGGTGGGCACCAAACCCAAGTGGGACCTGGGCGTGGCTTCTGAGGCCGTCGACAGGCACGCTCGGATCAAGCTGAGCCCCGACAGCGGCTACTGGACGCTGCGGCTGCGCAACGGGAGCGAGTACTCGGCCGGCACGCAGCCATGGACGAGGCTGCAGCTCAACTCTTCCCTTCAGAGGCTCGGGGTTTTCTTAGACTGCGAGGAGAGGAGGGTGTCCTTCTACAACGCCGACGATATGAGCCTGCTGTACACGTTCACCAATGGGCCAAGGGGCAAGGCATTCCCCTTTTTCAGCCCGTGCATCAGTGACAGCAGTCAGAAACCTCCGCCTATCAGACTCCTCCACTACCCGCCTGTCGCTCTGTCTGGCTAA
- the trim105 gene encoding tripartite motif containing 105 isoform X2, protein MAAAAVATSTKGSLREDLTCAICCDLFREPVMLACMHHFCKPCISRYWRGTQGPVTCPQCRKEFSSKQFQTNYLVTAMVEKVRATTSDTYIKNLEKQLKETLESHRLRKEDFINSIRRDRDKMDTIKRVGADLQARVKGEFRVLHQILHDEENCVLEQLRREQEEELEKVQHHLEAVELAVRALEDNMRALQQASAATENIVLTELPQLRPYVQVDIAPEFDVNAFSNKYMGPLQYITWRKMFKSLKPGPSPLTFDVDTAHPSIHVSRDKTAAVECSVMIPHTDHTKRYLQCVNILAAQGFQSGRHYWEVEVGTKPKWDLGVASEAVDRHARIKLSPDSGYWTLRLRNGSEYSAGTQPWTRLQLNSSLQRLGVFLDCEERRVSFYNADDMSLLYTFTNGPRGKAFPFFSPCISDSSQKPPPIRLLHYPPVALSG, encoded by the exons ATGGCTGCTGCTGCCGTCGCCACATCCACCAAAGGCAGCCTGAGAGAGGACCTGACATGTGCCATATGCTGTGACCTGTTTCGGGAGCCGGTCATGTTGGCCTGTATGCACCACTTCTGCAAACCCTGCATTTCTAGATACTGGAGAGGAACTCAGGGGCCTGTGACCTGCCCGCAGTGCCGCAAAGAGTTCAGCTCCAAGCAGTTTCAGACCAACTACCTTGTGACAGCCATGGTGGAAAAAGTCCGGGCCACCACCTCAGACACTTACATCAAGAACCTAGAG aaacaactgaaagagactTTGGAGAGCCATCGCCTGAGGAAGGAGGATTTCATCAACAGTATtcgcagagacagagacaagatGGATACCATAAAG AGAGTCGGGGCAGATCTGCAGGCTCGTGTCAAAGGGGAATTCAGAGTCCTCCATCAGATCCTGCACGATGAGGAGAACTGCGTGCTGGAGCAgctgaggagagagcaggaggaggagctggagaaagTCCAGCATCACCTGGAGGCCGTAGAGCTGGCTGTGAGGGCGCTGGAGGACAATATGAGAGCGCTACAGCAGGCCAGTGCTGCCACTGAGAACATTGTGCTCACTGAG CTCCCCCAGCTTAG GCCTTATGTGCAGGTGGATATTGCCCCGGAGTTTGATGTTAACGCTTTCAGCAACAAATACATGGGCCCATTACAGTACATCACATGGAGGAAGATGTTCAAGTCTTTGAAGCCAG GTCCTTCGCCATTAACGTTTGATGTCGACACAGCGCACCCGAGCATTCACGTCTCCAGGGACAAGACCGCGGCAGTCGAATGCAGCGTCATGATCCCACACACGGATCACACCAAGCGTTATCTCCAGTGCGTCAACATTCTGGCTGCTCAGGGCTTCCAGTCAGGCCGACACTACTGGGAGGTAGAGGTGGGCACCAAACCCAAGTGGGACCTGGGCGTGGCTTCTGAGGCCGTCGACAGGCACGCTCGGATCAAGCTGAGCCCCGACAGCGGCTACTGGACGCTGCGGCTGCGCAACGGGAGCGAGTACTCGGCCGGCACGCAGCCATGGACGAGGCTGCAGCTCAACTCTTCCCTTCAGAGGCTCGGGGTTTTCTTAGACTGCGAGGAGAGGAGGGTGTCCTTCTACAACGCCGACGATATGAGCCTGCTGTACACGTTCACCAATGGGCCAAGGGGCAAGGCATTCCCCTTTTTCAGCCCGTGCATCAGTGACAGCAGTCAGAAACCTCCGCCTATCAGACTCCTCCACTACCCGCCTGTCGCTCTGTCTGGCTAA